ttcttctttatACCTACCCTTGTTAATGATAATCCtctatagcaatatttttctcgTGGCTAGACAACAGGCTAACAAGACTGAATATACTGGAGGGAAAACAGAATCATCATCAGATAGTTAGAAATCCAGAGTGgccaagagggagagaaaagctgCTAAAACCCTGGGTATCACGGTGGTAGCATTTATGATTTCACAGTTACCATATTGTATTGACTTATTAATTGATGCCTAAATGGGCTTCATTACCCCTGCCTATATTTATGAGATTTCCTTTTGGGGTGCTTATTATAACTCATCCATGAACCCTTTGATTTTACCCATGGTTCAGGAAAGCCATAAAAGTCACTGTGAGTGGCTGGGTTTTCAAGGACAGTTCAGCCACCGTGAATTTGTTCTCTGAACAAATGTAAACAATTGGGCTGAAGAAGTTAAAGAAATCTTTACAATTtctgaatgaaatgaatttttgaaaatcaaataagaCTATTCACGAGGAGTAAACACAATACCCTTCAAGTTTAATTAGGTAGATCAGTGTTTTTCCAGTCATGTTAAATTGTGCACTTCCTTGTCACTTCTCCAAAGGCATGCACTTTcctaataaatgttaaaattttatttgaattacttCAGAACTCAGCCTATCCCGTTTCTAAAAACACTtccttccctcatttcttttaattcacTGACTCTTCCCTTTGTTCTGGGATGTCACCTGAAAACATCTTTCTTCTTTGATACCCTTTCCTCTTGTCTTACAAAGCTTTTTACTCTCTCACAACCTGCCAAATATTTCACCTGTTAATTGCCTTTGCAAGGTTCCTgctttctgttgcttttcttaatttcccAAGGGAGGCTTTTGGGGGCAATTATTTGTATTGTGCCTAATGTCTGAGGAGAGAAATCTGAAATAATTATCTATAAATTGTGTGTAGAGTAACACAGACACCTTGTCTGATTCACACTCAAGAGAGACCTCTTGGGGGTTGAGGGTCATCTGCAAACATAAACACCATCCTGACCAGGCTGTTATCATTGCCAGACAAACTTCCATCCATGTAATTATGTCCTCCCCCAATGTGGGAAGCAGAAGCCATTGCACTTCCCTAAGTGATGATAGGATGATTATTTGTCTGTTCTTCTTACTACTACTAGTACTACTACTATTCAAAACTGTGTTAATGGTCGGTATGGATAGCACTCGTTGCTATGCTATTCTGTTCAAATACATTGAATATTGATTTTTCATTCAGGAAGATTCTCCTTTGAATGAAGcctctagttctttctttttctgtgacaaAACTTAACTTCAACAGAAAATTTGCTACTTTTAGGAGACAAGTGGAATATACATCAATAAAAACATTCAtgtattcatctttcttttttttacttataaagcACGAACCACATGCTCACATTGTACCAAATCAGTGCTATATTATATAGAAACAGGTAATAGGCACGTACTTATCTTTAAGAATCTGTAACTCTGGCAAGAAGCAATGTTGTTTAActgcagaaaattttaaaaggacaaacaCCAGCTCAGCTAGATTAAGGTTAACATCAGCACTGACAAGTCATGTTGATAGCAGAATGCCCTTGTATGATATGATAAAAATGACATGTATTTCTACAGTCTTTTTACCCAAAACTTATAGCCCCAGTGTAATAGtgagaaaaacatcaaacaaacTAGTCATTGAGGACTATCctacaaaatatctgaccagtgcttctcaaaaccatcaaggtcatcaaaaataaggGGAGTAAAAGAAACTGTCAGGGTctagaggagcctaaggagacataacaactaaatgtaatgtagCATCCTAACTGGGAAGctgagacagaggaaggagataaggggaaatgaggaaatctgaataatgTGTGGAGTTTTTAATGatacattaataataatgttataatatctttataataataatgttggttcattaattttaagaaatgtatgaCAATAGGAGAAATGGGCTGCAGGGTATAGGAatttctgtactatctttgcaaattttctgtaaatttaaaactattctaaaataaaaagtttatttttaaagatatagggTACACAATTATGTGATGACAACAGGCATTGATCCTTATACTGACTCATTCATTGATCCATTTCACAAATATCTCTGAAGACTTGGCATTCTGGGTTCTGGGTTCAGAGTTTCaggaatacaaaacaaaaaacttagaaTATCTTGTAGAAAAAAACTGATATATTGACAATTATGGCTTGGGATTCACAGAGGTTTAAATGATAAGAGGTGTGTTTGAGGAGCACAAAAGGGAGGAGATTGGCATCATGTAGGCATACTAGAAGTAGCATTTATGCTGGGCTTTAAGAGATTAAGATTTTTTTGCAGGAGGGAAAGGTATTTTTAGGCCAAAGGAATAGCTGACCAAAGAGACTGAGAAAGTACACAGAGTATTCAGAAAATATGGAGATAAAACAGCTAAACAATTACCAAGGGAATTGTCACCTCTTCCACCTTCCTAAGGTTGACATTCAAGCCTCTCCCTACAGCTTCCCAAGCATTCTCCATTTCAATGTAAAGACTTACCTCCAtccctctgctcaggtcttgactCCTCTAATTCTCATTATCTTCTGAGCCAACATTTCCTAAATGGGGTTTTATCAGTCATCCTATAAAGTACTCTAGGGAAAAGAAGTTTCTGCATCAGCAATGTTCTGGAATTGCTGCATATTATATCCTGCTCTTGGAGAATAACACGAGACATGACATAGTAAAGACTCTTGAGACATCCTGTTTCAACAAAAACCTGTCTGGCAACacttaaatatgcatttttaaaaattatttatatggaGTTCCACCTTGTGATACAGCTGAGTGTTCTTCTAAGACAGATAATGCTATGTTCAGTGGAGTGGGAAGaggtgtggatttttttctagGAAGAGGAAAGTAAGTTTTTTAGAGTGGTGACTGATTTATACtttgcaaattatatttattcttgtATCTAAGGCACAGTGTTCCTTGATGTCTCAAAATTGTATATAGTAGGATgaatcttaatttatattttttttcatttaactatGTGATAATACTTGagttaagtgaaaaagaaagaataattactcccaaagaaaaattaagcattaaaaatacattgaaaaatgtttacaataaatatttttttaattaagaaaaacagtAAAGCCAATTTATCTCTCTagccagaaagaaagaatgaaatgaaataaatttgctTCAGCAAACTtcaatgacaaaataaaacattacttttttgGATTGATTGGTTTATGTTTGTATCTATAGTACATTTATTTGTACTTCAGAGACCTcaaattaatttacaaataagTTTTCCAAATAAGCAATtatcaatttgaaaaatattcagtgaGAAATGTGGGAGTTTCTAGAGACCTGTAGGAAAAGATTTAGGAAGAAGACAGAACCAAAATGTACATAGAAGATGTCAGTACCTTTACTGGTAATAGCCTATAAGAAATACTTGGTTCAAAGTGGAACAAGAATGTGGCATGGGTActtgtttttccaaagaaaatcatATACTAGTGTCCCGGGAAAGACAGTAGGTctaatttatgtgattttttttaaaaggaagaaatattataATGGAATGATGTGGATCATTACCACTTTACAAAATATTCCACTATTTCCAAGTTTCaattattaaagaaaaggaataaagcaatcacaaaaaattcttaaagaaaagggagaaaatattcctTCAAGAATATAGTACATTTACTCAGTAATCATTGAAATGGATGAAGCCAGCTTAAAATCCTGTTTAGTGGTGGGGTTCCAAGGAGACGGGCATTCTAAAgggaacattttgaaaaagaaatagtctAAACACTTGACTATGATTATCAAAAGTGATGTGAAATTAAGATTCAAACAACATTTCCCAAAGTTAAATTGTACAATATTTGAGCTTCAGGATACCTTAGAGAACAAACATTGTGAAATCCTGATTTTCTAGCTGGAACTCTGTTAGATGGGGAGGAATTCAAAGACTGCCAAAATAGCGTCACCCAACACTGCCAGTTGGCGGAACAAGGAGGAGCATTCAGAAATCCCAACCTCATGCTCTTTTCTCTCCACCTCTGTATCTCCTCCGTCTCAAGGAAGTTATAAACAAGGAACAGAATATTTTCACAGAATTTTAacttatccaacaaatatttggttgatttcattttctccttgtcCTAAATTCTACTATAGAAACATTCAATAAAAAGAGTGCTGTATTTCTTTCTGaattaataaattgtttttttctccaccACTTAAGCCATGGTGCCTAAAAAGCATGCCCACAAACTCATGACACAACACAGCCCACTACCACAGCACGACTCATCCTTCCTGCAAAGACCTACCCCTTGCCTGTATTCAGTTGAAGAAGTCATTCTTGGTACAAATCAATAGTGGGTGTCCGAGGTGAGAAGATCTCCTGACTCAGGCAGAGTTTCAGTGCCTTTCTGAACCACCGGTAGGAAAAGACATAGATGATAGGGTTGCAGGCTGAGTTGAAATAAGCAAACCAGATAAAGATGTCAAAAACCAGTGGTGGTGTGATGAAGTTAAGGAGGCTGTCAACCAGAGTGTCAATGGTGAAGGGAAGCCAGCACAAGAGGTATATGCCCACAGCGATGCCCAGGGTCTTGGCAGCTTTTCTTTCACGTTTGGCAGCCCCAGCCAGGTTTTTGCTCAAGGTGCTGATCTGCTGAGCCTGCTTGGTAGCAACCACAAAAATCTTCACATACAAGCTGATCATGATGAGGCAGGGGAAAAAGAACATAGGAAAATTTAACCAGCCCCAAAACTTATTGAATAGCAGCTGGCAACTGCCCACACAAGGCATCTCTTCCAGCCACTGACTGAGCCCATTTTCTACCACATCTGTGTAGAGGAAGAAGGCAGTGTAAGCCGCTGGAATCCCCCACCCTGCCAGGATGTACCTGACAGCCACCCTGACTGTGAACTTGGAAGGATAGAGCAGGGGCTCACAGATGGCACAGTGGCGGTCAATGGAAATGAAACAGAGATGAAAGATGGAGGTGAGACAGAAGAGGGTGTCCAGGTAGGTATGCAGGTGGCAGAGGAAGTCTCCAAAGAACCAGCAGCTCTCCACTGAGCGAATGGTACTGAGGGGCAGCACCAGCAGACCCAGAAACATGTCAGCCAGGGCCAGGGAAAGCAGCAAGaagttggtgggagtgtgaagcACTTTGAAGTAGGACACAGCAAACACCACAAACAAATTTCCCAGGACTGTAATCAGCATGCCTACTGCACAGGCCATGTAGATGGCCAACTGGATGTCCAGAGGATGGACGGTCCTGGGGCAAGACCCATTCACCTGGTAGCAGAGAGTGGTGGGGCGTTCTTCAGAACCTTGGCTGAGGACAGTGTCCATTTACGGTTtctactcttcctctctctctctgggaacTGACCACCTGTCTcactgggggcggggtggggggagataaAGAGGAGAAACTGAAGGACAGTTTGGAACCAAGTACAATTTCCTTGGCTACTGAATCAAATGTGCTTTGAAAATCAGTGCAGCATGAGACTTATGGTCTCATAAGAGTCACTTCTCTACTACCTCTGGTTTGTCTGATTGGGCATTTCTGAAATTAGCATAGACTGtatctttaaggaaaaagaagagcacaGGCTAAATGTTCCCTCAAAAACAAAGCAGGCGATGTTACAGCAGGTACTGCACAATTTATTGAGAGGACGTCTCTTCTATTTTGTTAAGTTCACCTATGGTCAAACGTAAAGTGAGCTTTCAAGTTATGATCTGAACCAAGGGAAGAATTAGCTCTTTGCAACAAATCATTACTTGGAGAAGGAGTAACTTCTGATTCCTcccttcaaaaattaaataattttttttaaaaaaattaaataaattgacagtgaataaatagattaagcattttaatttcatgtcaactcttctaaagaaaataattcaaaatataaataattaaaagagtaGAGAATGACCCAATTTCAGTTTTGCAtgttacacaattttttttttcatgttacaCAATTTTTAAGGAGAACACACATTGTTTATACATTTCGAAAGAACTATCTGatataatatgaaaaagtatTCTATATATCTTAACAGTCACCTGTGACATTTTAAACAGGTTCTAATGAATTGAATTCAACATTTCTAAGCTACTTACAGAGACAAGAATCAGAGTCACTTCATCAGAAGAAGCCGTTCCTATAGCCAGTGAGCATAGATATGTAGAATTCTCTCCCATCAGCAAAGATGACAGATGTGCAATCAGTTAACGATCTTACACTCCAAATAGAAACTAGTCCTCAGTGTGGTATCCGTATGAGGGCTGGAGGAGCACCTAGGGACCTAGTTTGCACTATTCACAAATCTCAGTAGTTTGAGGCTCCTACTCAGGACAGGATCATTTATCCTGCCAAttaattaaagatgaaaattgaAGACACTGGTTTTATATatccttttgtttaattttattttcaataagttCCATATATTCCTTCTGTTTTGGGATTATTCATGTACATTTCTTTCAAGAAAATAGTTgagaataattaattaattataagcTCTTTGGTTTGTGCCCCCCCCCACACTGAATTAAtcatggtgttttttgttttgttttgtttttaagttctatGCTTTGTGTTGGTTAAAGAAATCCCAgtagatggggatccctgggtggctcagtggtttggcacctgccttcggctcagggcatgatcctggagtcccaggatggaatcctacatcaggctccctgcatggagcctgcttcttcctctgcctgagtctctgcctctctctctctctctctctctgtctctcatgaataaataaaatcttaaaaaaaaaaaaaaaagaaaccccagtaGATGAAACAGTGCCCTGAACACAGCAGAGTTAGATTCTGGTTCTGTTACTGCCTAGGTCATCACTTATCCTCTTCATCCCTCTGTCTCCCCATTGGTGAGAGTACCTACAATTAGACTTATATGTCCATGTTTTACATGGATATTATCAAGGAAAATAACATATTCAATCATATTCTGCTCTCTCTAATTTTTGGTACCAAACCTCTAGAGGATTGAACGCCTCTTTATGGCCTTGAAGAGATCATTGTATAATGTAAGTCAAACTGATGTTGCAAAAATAACATAATTCTAAAGGTGACAAGAGATTATATCTGCCAGTGTGGCCTTTAGTAGATGGTgtaaaggccaaaaaaaaaaaaaaaaaaaaaagaatggaaaaaaatgaaggaggttGGCAGGCATTTCCACCTTCTCTACAATGTCTGGGCTAAATCCAATGGTGACTGCTAGAAACATGCCTTGTATCAAGTCCATGTGCATGGAAATAGatttctgactccagagcttaATAATCAGACCAGAAAGTATCCTGGATTGTCACATACCATGACACCCTTTAGTTTATAAGTCATAATCCATCCACAATCAGCCAGGGAGTCCTATGGCTCTAAATTTAATCTGACCAAGAGTCTATGAAGAATAGGGACAAATGTCTTACAAGTACAATAAGGCCTAAAGAAGGAAACTCTTTAAaaaggttttgtgttttgttgggGGGGCCGGATATAGTACAACAAACCCGAAATGCAATATACAATCACAAATCTATTTAGAGATGTAGAATGTATTATAAAGACTGTTTCTGGTTGTGGGATCTCTAGGTCAGAGATTACCTAACCCTCTGTGCCTGGTTTTCTTATCTATTAAGTGAATATGATGCAATACCTACACCAAAATTTTGTCATGAAATTGAATGAGTGTTAAGAATGGTTCCTGTCAAAGAGTAAGCAGAGTTGGACAAACAGGAGTGTGAGTAGATATTAGTTCAGATCCTGAGTCAATACCCTCACCCCCTCTACCACTCACATTCAGAAATATATTCCAGTTACATAACAACTAGGAGCAAAAGTCATTGCAGTTTGGATTCTCCAGGTTTTCTTGCTTGTCTTGGGatttattgattttccttttccaaagctTTTCCCAAAGTGGCGATATATTTTAGAAACAGGAAATTAGAGTAAGTAGAATATTTATAAGATAGTCAAAAGTGTTGTTTAGATTTAGGATTTTAACAATTAGTCTTGCTATTTAATAACACTAAAGCCACTAGCCTAGGCTATAAGgcagaaatattaatgttttcCCCCCAAAGCAATGTCAGACTACTTTGAAATAAACTATTAGTGTCGGTTCAGGAGATAAAAAAGCTATTAGGAGAtattctcagaaaagaaaaaatctagtCGATGATCCCCAAGGAACCCTCAAATGCTCATCAATATTTAGGACAGGCAGTCAGTAAGTTTTTAAGAATTGGCTCTATTCATATTTGTAGTCTGAAACAGCCATCACACTGATCACTAAGGTCTAAGGAagtgagggctttttttttttttttttttttttttgcagaaagaaTAGTAAAAACAATTCCCTTGAAGATACAAGTAAAGAAGCATTTCAGATCTTGATTAGGGAATATAAGATTTCTAGTTTTTAGTAGCTCCTCTGCAATCCAAAGATCAACTAAATGCATACGAAAGGGAAAACCTAGGTTAGCAGTAGATGAGGTAAAAAGCATGGACTTTACCAAGAGTTAGACCTGGTTTTGAATCTTGTAATATTGGAAAATTTCATGATCTCTTAAAGAAACAAGGATTTATGCTAGAGATTAGAGGGAGTGCTAAAATCAGATATTTCAATGGTTGGAAGTAGCTCAATCTAATCACATTCCTTTGACCTAAAATGAGGACAGTCTTCTTTACATCCCAAGCTGGGCAAAATATTCCTCCTCCACATTCCTATTGCTTATTGTGCCTGGCTCTATCACAGGACAAATTACCATGTACTGTAATTGATTGGCTATGTCTCTCCTGTTAGACTATATGCCCCTTGAAGCcagaatttcaattttattcatctCTAAACCAAAAACACTCAGAAGtagcacttggcacatagtagatgctcagcagtgaatatttattgaactgaGTGGTTTTCAATACAGAGCAAAGTGTCTATGGCAGCCACCATCCTCTTGAGATAATGGCTGCTCTATTCAACCTAGATATGTTCTGGAAAGAAGAGCACTGGATTTGGAACAATGATGGAATGATTCACTTTTCCTCAGACTAGCTACAATTGAGCTGATATTCACAGGTATCCTTCATAAATTACTAAAGTCCTTTATTAAGGTAAGGAATGACTGTGACTAAAGTAGAAGCTTCCACttgcttttcatttctcccttATTTAACTATGCTCTTAGTGGGCAAAAGAAAATGCTGGCCTACAAAAAGGACCACTCTGTGGCCTCAGATCTGAACTCCTTGATATTAAGTCATACATTTTATGCTATTCTGAGGATCAACTGATAAATGAGTATGTACTGAGTGAATGGCTGCCCTTCCTGTTCAGTCCCTAGGCTCAAGCAGTTCAAATAGCCTTGCTGAATCCTTAAAGAGAGAGGAAGACCCATTATGGAAAGCCGATTGCAAAACGCTCCTGCCATCATGCACTGCTTTATCTACTGCCCCATCAGACCCAGAGAGGAGGTCTATCTTTGCCTAAATCCTCAGAAACTCCTCCTGCTTCTTTGGTTCTTCAAAAGGAAGCAGTATCTTAGCCTCTGGAATTTTACCTTCAGGATTAGGAGCAGAGGAAATCTCCCCCTAAAGGACTGAATTACTGTAATCATTAAAGAATAAACCAATACTCTACTAAGCATCTCAAAAcctaatttcaatttcaattccTGTTCTTTGACAACAATAATTTGGTGAAACATCTCAAGACCAAATTTGCTATATTCAAATGACTAAATTACAAGCAGAAGCCCCAGGAAGCTCTTGATATTCAATAGAACACAGGCATACAGAGAGTATTGGGGATTCTCAATCTAATAGAGATGTTATTAAATGTGTTTGGAGTAATGTGTCATTCCTAATAGTTAGTCCACAGTGAGAATAGagtcaaaaaaaacaaaaaggttcaCAACAGCATTTAGGATATACATATAATAAACTTTAGAAACTTcaaccatatacatatatatgtatgtatgtatatgaacaTTAGAAACCTTAAAGAGTAAGATGTCCTGCCTGGAAGTTAATGTCTCTTGGCCAGGTCAAAGAATGAAGACGGTATGGCTAACCACACATTCTGATATTATTATAAGAATTACTGTAATAAAATGCACTTATCATTAAAACCTATGCTGATGGTAACAAGTTTTCTCCTTGAAACCTACCAGTGTCTGAAAGTTACATTTTGCAAAGTAACCTTACCTCCTACAAAAGTAGGCAAAGGTTATAAATAAATTGCATTGGCCACATATGAACAGTTATAAGTTTGTAGATATATTCTATTTGGCTGGAAAAGTTCTTTCATTGAATATCTCCATTTAAGAAATTTCCAACCTGTCAATCGATGAGatagttaacaatatttttaCATGACCAAACCTTTCTATAAAACACTTCCACTATTGAGGTAttaggaaagggaagggaaaatctGATTTCTATTCTCTCAGGAAGCTCACTATATGAGCATGAAAGCTGTATTTTGAATATTGCAAATGTTTCTGAGTCAATAAGCCATTTTCCACTATATGCCTTTGCTAGTGAGCTGTGCATAGAGGGACGATGCTAGATACGTTGAGTTTGAGATCTTAATGgaacattcaaaaaaatatttcactggtAGTAAGAAATGAGGGACTCAAGGTTGGAAGAAATGATACagctgaaaagaaatatatttaaaagaaatctatataGACGTAGACATGGATATTGAAGCTGTGAGCTTAGCTAAGGTTAAAACAAGTTTCTCAACCATGGACTCTGTTGAAGTTTGGGGCCAGATAATCCTTTAATGTTGGAGCTGTCTGTGCAGCTCCAACTGTGCAGCAGTTGGAGACTGTTTAGCAGCATTCCTTACCTCTACCCTCTCAATGTCAGTAGTCCTCCCTCCCTGgttgtgaaaaccaaaaatgtctccaaacattgccACATGTCCACAAGGGGCAAAACTGTCCCTGGTTGAAAACTAGGTTAGAGAGATGAAGAGATGGTGTGAAGGATGAAAAGAAGATTGTAACAAAACAAGTTTATgggatagaaggaagaaaaagacatgaagagagatTTGAGGCATTAAGTATTATCCTAAAACTCTGGGATAGGGCAGGAACTTAAGTTTGTGAATGAAGCTCGGTGAATAATTACTATGTACACACAGACACCCAAAGATGTGTAAATACCacctatatgtatatacacaggccatatatacacacacacacactcatatacatatatacatacacacatacatatatatgtatatatacacatacatacatatagatatacatatacacacacacagttacatattgggagaaagaaagaatatattcccaaactctttctttatttattcttcttattcAATAAGACAtttcaattttatcaaaatattacaaaactcACATCAATTCTTTTTGCAAGAGGTTAAAGTcagaacacaaaaaaatgaaagtagttGCGCTTGTCTGctttcttctccccttccacaTCACTCACATGCTCAATAATCCAGGTTCCCAGTGTTCTCAAGTTCTCTCCCACACTCTTCTAAGATACAAtaacaataatctttttttaaaagattttatttatttatttatttatttatttatttatttatttgacagaaagagagaaaaagagcacaagcaggtgtggcagacagaggcagagggagaagcaggctctctgctgagcaaagagcctgatgcaggtctgggcttgatcccaggaccctgggatcatgacctgaactaaaggcagatgcttaaccaactgagccacccaggtgccccagatataACAAT
This portion of the Vulpes lagopus strain Blue_001 chromosome 2, ASM1834538v1, whole genome shotgun sequence genome encodes:
- the TAAR5 gene encoding trace amine-associated receptor 5; this encodes MDTVLSQGSEERPTTLCYQVNGSCPRTVHPLDIQLAIYMACAVGMLITVLGNLFVVFAVSYFKVLHTPTNFLLLSLALADMFLGLLVLPLSTIRSVESCWFFGDFLCHLHTYLDTLFCLTSIFHLCFISIDRHCAICEPLLYPSKFTVRVAVRYILAGWGIPAAYTAFFLYTDVVENGLSQWLEEMPCVGSCQLLFNKFWGWLNFPMFFFPCLIMISLYVKIFVVATKQAQQISTLSKNLAGAAKRERKAAKTLGIAVGIYLLCWLPFTIDTLVDSLLNFITPPLVFDIFIWFAYFNSACNPIIYVFSYRWFRKALKLCLSQEIFSPRTPTIDLYQE